One window of Nymphaea colorata isolate Beijing-Zhang1983 chromosome 1, ASM883128v2, whole genome shotgun sequence genomic DNA carries:
- the LOC116249926 gene encoding vacuolar protein sorting-associated protein 55 homolog produces the protein MADLPGYMLTCLHSLRLAGLAILVSVGIVLQVLACALYNNWWPMLTVLMYVMLPMPCLFFLGSDNSIFSSGGGGWVDAAKFLTGASAVGSIAIPAILKHANVIGWGALLMEISSFFIFGFAIVFTILMNSESDYSSYGMF, from the exons ATGGCCGACTTACCGGGATACATGTTAACCTGTCTCCATTCACTTAGACTTGCTGGTTTGGCAATCTTGGTTTCAGTTGGAATTGTCTTGCAAGTGTTG GCATGTGCTTTGTATAATAATTGGTGGCCTATGCTAACGG TGTTGATGTACGTGATGCTGCCTATGCCCTGCTTGTTTTTCTTGGGAAGTGACAATTCTATCTTCTCTAGTGGGGGTGGGGG CTGGGTTGATGCAGCCAAGTTTTTGACTGGAGCTTCTGCAGTTGGGAGCATAGCTATTCCTGCCATTTTAAAGCATGCAAATGTCATAGGCTGGGGAGCCCTGTTAATGGAGATCtcgtcattttttatttttgggtttGCTATAGTGTTCACCATCCTAATGAATAGTGAATCAGACTACAGCTCCTATGGGATGTTTTGA